A stretch of the Lineus longissimus chromosome 12, tnLinLong1.2, whole genome shotgun sequence genome encodes the following:
- the LOC135497123 gene encoding tumor protein p63-regulated gene 1-like protein has translation MANPISSGPQEARLEDEKSAGNSDFTGATLQFGMQGGEEPNVDFAGPGLGRSRPHSGSTLSRQSVSSTGSKTSLGIRNTVDYVAKGFFSKKDGYFEKAVDVAKELLRNDLDGDVKGAWLLSEIDHWDNEKEKIIILNDNSVVVIKYDFVTEKVLDHRRVFLHMIDTVTLGDLVYPEKSLMPPRNHGGVRASWNRNQALSFGQKWNPWCTDIPYLTLTHHPLLYNEKERETITYSVDDFYESFIQQIHNCYQRKDPGKKVKVEEAPIMIETYASLSSMVFNQSYLGFSRERGGVSF, from the exons ATGGCAAATCCGATTTCATCTGGCCCACAAGAAGCACGTTTAGAGGACGAAAAATCAGCTGGAAATTCAGATTTTACTGGTGCAACGCTTCAGTTTGGTATGCAGGGTGGGGAAGAACCAAATGTTGATTTTGCAGGCCCAGGATTAGGCCGTTCCAGACCTCATTCTGGGAGCACCCTTTCCAGGCAAAGTGTATCCAGCACAGGAAGTAAAACAAGCCTTGGGATAAGGAATACTGTCGATTATGTCGCCAAGGGATTCTTCAGCAAGAAG GATGGCTATTTTGAGAAGGCAGTCGATGTTGCAAAGGAGCTATTGCGGAATGACCTGGATGGTGATGTCAAGGGAGCATGGCTGCTGTCAGA AATTGACCATTGGGACAATGAAAAGGAGAAAATTATCATCCTGAATGATAATTCTGTCGTGGTGATTAAGTACGACTTTGTGACGGAGAAGGTGCTGGATCATCGGCGAGTGTTCCTTCACATGATTGACACCGTTACACTTGGCGATCTGGTTTACCCGGAGAAGTCCTTGATGCC TCCACGCAATCATGGTGGTGTACGTGCCTCGTGGAATCGAAACCAGGCTCTGTCCTTCGGTCAGAAATGGAACCCATGGTGTACAGACATTCCTTACCTCACCCTAACGCACCACCCCCTCCTATACAATGAGAAAGAGAGAGAGACCATCACATACAGTGTCGACGACTTTTACGAGTCATTTATCCAG caaattcaCAACTGCTACCAGCGGAAAGACCCTGgcaagaaggtcaaggtcgaagAGGCGCCCATTATGATTGAGACGTACGCTAGTCTGTCATCGATGGTCTTCAATCAAAGTTATTTGGGATTCTCTCGTGAACGGGGCGGCGTTAGCTTTTAA
- the LOC135497097 gene encoding WD repeat-containing protein WRAP73-like yields MNFSELFKQSGQLCKFSPDGKYLANAVQYRLIVRDVKSLQITQLYTCLDAIQQFEWSSDSCFLLCGMYKRGLVQVWSLEEPEWTCKIDEGSAGLTDVRWSPDGRHVLTTADFQLRITVWSLLNKSVSYIKYPKQCQKGIDFSKGGKYMALAERRDCKDYISIFVCSTWLLVKHFNTDTEDLAGLEWSPDSRVLAVWDSCLQYKLMLYSVDGRCLATYKAYDFALGIKSIAWSPTSQFLAIGSYDQKVRILNHITWKTVAEHDHPATMENNNVVAYREVEMKPNVQLEFPISQQTFSIQSKYEVIEGLTMVPLIKPDLNKANPRLGVGTVSFSPDNKYMYTRNDNMPHALWIWDVMRLNLVVVLIQVNPIRCVSWDTCNTRLALCTASNKVFMWSPAGSLSVEVPAEASFQISSLKWHPDGNALLLMGKDQMCMCFLAEESDGAA; encoded by the exons ATGAACTTCTCTGAACTATTCAAGCAGTCTGGACAACTTTGCAAGTTCTCACCGGATGGAAAATACCTG GCGAATGCTGTTCAGTACCGACTGATAGTACGAGATGTGAAGTCACTTCAAATAACACAACTCTACACATGCCTTGATGCCatccagcaatttgag TGGTCATCTGACTCCTGTTTCTTACTATGTGGCATGTACAAGAGAGGGCTTGTCCAA GTTTGGTCACTGGAGGAACCAGAATGGACTTGTAAAATAGATGAGGGGTCAGCAGGTCTTACTGACGTACGATGGTCACCAGATGGCAGgcatgtgctcaccacagcagATTTCCAGCTCCGGATTACCGTTTGGTCTCTGTTGAATAAATCTGTATCTTATATAAAATATCCCAAACAGTGTCAAAAAG GCATTGACTTCAGCAAAGGAGGCAAATACATGGCACTAGCTGAGCGCAGGGATTGTAAAGATTACATTAGTATTTTTGTCTGCTCAACATGGTTATTAGTGAAG CATTTTAACACAGATACAGAAGATTTGGCAGGCTTGGAGTGGTCACCAGACAGCAGGGTTTTAGCTGTGTGGGATTCATGTCTGCAG TACAAGCTCATGTTGTACTCCGTTGATGGTCGTTGCCTAGCAACATACAAGGCATACGACTTTGCCCTTGGCATCAAGAGTATAGCGTGGTCACCGACAAGTCAGTTCCTAGCCATAGGTAGCTATGACCAGAAGGTGCGCATCTTGAATCACATCACATGGAAAACTGTCGCGGAGCACGACCATCCGGCCACAATGGAAAATAATAATGTG GTTGCCTATCGTGAAGTGGAAATGAAGCCAAATGTACAGCTTGAATTTCCAATTTCACAACAAACGTTCAGCATTCAGAGTAAAT ATGAAGTGATCGAAGGCTTGACCATGGTTCCACTCATAAAGCCAGACTTGAATAAAGCTAATCCTCGACTTGGTGTTGGCACGGTGTCATTCAGTCCTgacaataaatacatgtacacaaggaATG ACAACATGCCACACGCTTTGTGGATCTGGGACGTCATGAGACTCAACCTAGTCGTCGTCCTCATACAAGTCAATCCAATCAGAT GTGTATCATGGGATACATGCAACACCAGGTTGGCGCTGTGTACCGCCAGTAACAAAGTTTTCATGTGGTCACCAGCAGGCTCACTCTCTGTGGAGGTCCCTGCAGAAG CCTCCTTTCAAATCTCGTCGTTAAAATGGCATCCTGATGGAAACGCACTCCTTCTGATGGGAAAAGACCAGATGTGTATGTGTTTTCTTGCTGAGGAGAGTGACGGTGCAGCATGA